The proteins below are encoded in one region of Penicillium psychrofluorescens genome assembly, chromosome: 4:
- a CDS encoding uncharacterized protein (ID:PFLUO_006493-T1.cds;~source:funannotate) gives MASPLYIGFDLSTQQLKGLVVNSELKVVYIATFEFDANSTGFPIKKGVITNEAEHEVYAPVALWLQALDSVLDNLKRQGLDFRRVKGISGAGQQHGSVYWGQDADRLLKSLDPAKKLEEQLPGAFSHPYSPNWQDASTQHECDEFDAMLGDPERLAMATGSKAHHRFTGPQILRFTRKHPEVYQKTSRISLVSSFLASLFLGRVAPFDISDVCGMNLWNIKQGAYDETLLQLCSGKFGVEDLKQKLGEVPEDGGLHLGPVHSYFVERFGFSPDCTVIPATGDNPATILALPLLPSDAMVSLGTSTTFLMSTPAYKPHPTTHFFNHPTSPGLYMFMLCYKNGGLAREHVRDAINDVLQDTPAQPWANFDQIALQTPALGQRSPSDPMKMGLFFPRHEIVPNLRPGQWRFNYDPTTGKLQETTDGWATPHDEARAIVESQMLSLRLRSHGLTQSPGEGIPAQPRRVYLVGGGSKNKAIAEIAGQILGGIEGVYKLDVGDNACALGAAYKAVWGIERQPGQTFEQLVGQRWNEEDFIKKIADGYRKDVFEQYGRAVEGFEKMEQQVLRQEAGHTNGHASGL, from the exons ATGGCATCCCCCCTCTACATCGGATTCGACCTCTCGACCCAACAGCTCAAGGGTTTGGTCGTCAATTCCGAGCTCAAGGTCGTCTACATCGCCACGTTCGAGTTCGATGCCAATTCCACCGGCTTCCCCATCAAAAAGGGCGTTATCACCAACGAAGCCGAACATGAGGTCTACGCTCCGGTCGCCCTGTGGCTCCAGGCCTTGGATAGCGTCCTAGACAACTTGAAACGTCAGGGCCTCGATTTCCGCCGGGTCAAGGGTATCAGTGGCGCCGGACAGCAGCACGGCAGTGTATACTGGGGCCAGGATGCCGACCGACTTCTCAAGAGCTTGGATCCGGCCAAGAAActcgaggagcagctgcCGGGAGCTTTTTCGCACCCGTATAGTCCGAATTGGCAGGACGCAAGCACCCAGCACGAATGCGACGAGTTCGATGCCATGCTAGGTGATCCGGAGCGTCTGGCCATGGCTACTGGCAGCAAAGCGCACCAT AGATTTACCGGCCCCCAAATCCTTCGCTTCACGCGAAAGCATCCCGAAGTATACCAGAAGACGTCCCGAATTTCGCTCGTCTCTTCGTTCCTGGCCTCGCTCTTCCTGGGCCGTGTGGCTCCCTTTGATATCTCCGATGTCTGCGGTATGAACCTGTGGAACATCAAGCAAGGCGCCTACGACGAGACTCTTCTTCAGCTCTGCTCCGGCAAATTTGGCGTCGAGGACCTCAAACAGAAACTCGGCGAGGTGCCCGAGGATGGCGGCCTACACCTGGGCCCAGTCCATTCGTACTTTGTGGAGCGCTTCGGCTTCAGTCCGGACTGCACGGTCATCCCCGCGACCGGCGACAACCCGGCCACTATCCTGGCGCTGCCCCTGCTGCCATCGGACGCGATGGTGTCTCTCGGCACGTCGACGACCTTCCTCATGTCCACGCCGGCCTACAAGCCGCATCCCACCACTCACTTCTTCAACCACCCGACCAGCCCCGGTCTGTACATGTTCATGCTCTGCTACAAGAATGGCGGACTCGCGCGCGAACATGTCCGGGATGCCATCAATGATGTTCTCCAGGACACGCCCGCGCAGCCCTGGGCCAATTTCGATCAGATCGCGCTGCAAACGCCGGCACTCGGCCAGCGGAGCCCGTCCGATCCCATGAAGATgggcctcttcttcccccgaCATGAGATCGTGCCAAATCTGCGCCCGGGACAGTGGCGCTTCAACTATGACCCGACCACCGGCAAGCTGCAAGAGACGACGGACGGTTGGGCCACGCCTCACGACGAAGCCCGCGCCATTGTGGAGAGCCAGATGCTCTCGCTCCGTCTTCGGTCGCACGGCCTGACCCAGAGCCCCGGCGAGGGAATTCCTGCCCAGCCACGGCGGGTCTATCTGGTCGGGGGTGGGTCCAAGAACAAGGCCATTGCGGAGATTGCCGGTCAGATCCTCGGTGGCATTGAAGGAGTATACAAGCTCGATGTGGGTGACAATGCGTGTGCCCTCGGGGCTGCCTATAAAGCTGTGTGGGGCATTGAGCGCCAGCCTGGACAGACCTTTGAGCAACTGGTGGGCCAGCGGTGGAATGAGGAAGATTTTATTAAGAAGATTGCCGATGGCTACCGGAAAGACGTGTTTGAGCAGTATGGCCGGGCCGTCGAGGgcttcgagaagatggaaCAGCAGGTCTTGCGCCAGGAGGCGGGGCACACTAATGGACATGCAAGTGGGCTATAG
- a CDS encoding uncharacterized protein (ID:PFLUO_006494-T1.cds;~source:funannotate) — protein sequence MASQSRAHGGHSHSHGHGHHHHDNVYLTSTNKKDAGVRITRIGLVANLTMAIGKFIGGYVFHSQALIADAYHALTDLVSDFLTLGTVALSLKPPSERFPNGYGKVESIGALGVSGLLLCGGVFMGLNAGQILLGQVYPEAAEAMAHWGLLGHGHSHSHSHGTDILGPSIHAAWLAAGSIVVKEWLYHATMKVANERKSSVLASNAVHHRIDSLTSIVALFTIGGSYVFQDATWLDPVGGLLISLMVIRAGWGNTRISLLELADTTVDDDIKTSVHKAAVKALQEIADGDGVVVRDVQGMKSGQNYLMDIELAVPGDWAIMRARLVEEAVRTAVGAQVRGVKRVKMRFIPVEQQNLTFSEEFIVPSARDSPEPSGNDSAEASGSHLRHHVEENGTRKRS from the exons ATGGCTTCACAATCACGGGCCCACGGCGGCCACAGCCACAGCCACGGCCAcggtcaccaccaccacgatAATGTTTACCTGACGTCCACGAACAAAAAAGACGCCGGCGTGCGGATCACACGCATCGGTCTAGTCGCCAACCTCACCATGGCCATTGGAAAATTCATTGGGGGCTACGTCTTCCATTCACAAGCCCTAATAGCCGACGCGTACCACGCCCTGACCGATCTCGTGTCCGACTTCCTGACTCTGGGCACTGTCGCGTTGTCACTCAAGCCGCCCAGCGAGCGGTTCCCCAACGGATATGGAAAGGTCGAGAGCATCGGGGCGCTGGGTGTGAGCGGGCTACTGCTTTGCGGTGGCGTGTTTATGGGTCTCAATGCCGGGCAGATCCTGTTGGGTCAGGTCTACCccgaggcggcggaggcaATGGCTCATTGGGGGCTTCTAGGACATGGCCATTCACATTCACACAGTCACGGCACGGATATCCTGGGGCCGAGTATCCACGCGGCATGGTTGGCTGCAGGTTCTATTGTGGTCAAGGAGTGGCTCTACCATGCGA CTATGAAGGTCGCCAATGAGCGCAAGTCCTCGGTCCTTGCATCCAACGCCGTCCACCACCGCATCGATTCCCTGACGAGTATTGTGGCCCTGTTCACCATCGGAGGAAGCTACGTCTTCCAAGATGCCACCTGGCTGGATCCAGTGGGTGGGCTGTTGATCTCGCTGATGGTCATCAGAGCCGGCTGGGGCAATACGAGGATCTCTCTCCTGGAGTTGGCCGACACGAcggtcgacgacgacatcaAAACCTCCGTACACAAGGCTGCCGTGAAGGCATTGCAAGAAATTGCAGACGGCGACGGGGTGGTGGTCCGCGACGTTCAGGGCATGAAGTCCGGGCAGAACTATTTGATGGACATCGAGCTGGCCGTGCCGGGAGACTGGGCCATCATGCGGGCGCggttggtggaggaagcCGTTCGGACGGCCGTGGGTGCCCAGGTTCGCGGGGTGAAGCGGGTGAAGATGCGTTTCATTCCTGTGGAACAGCAGAACCTCACCTTTTCTGAAGAATTCATTGTCCCTAGCGCCCGGGACAGCCCTGAACCCAGTGGAAATGACTCGGCGGAGGCGTCCGGGTCCCATCTCCGCCACCATGTCGAGGAGAATGGCACGCGGAAGAGGAGTTAA
- a CDS encoding uncharacterized protein (ID:PFLUO_006495-T1.cds;~source:funannotate), producing MTTPAIRIPFTGPLPPAIIVPPSASTLAGAIDAISAFLTASPSPHLRGVDVGRYSQTVLLTGAGISVASGLSDYRGENGTYRRNQSYRPIYYHEFLSRHESRKRYWARSFVGWPGLVKARPNSTHWAIRDLGAKGYLSSVVTQNVDSFHSLAHPELSTIELHGYLRSVVCTSCRNQFPRADFQASLEKLNPAWAEFLARMVASGALDTENPEEQQRKGLKLNPDGDVDLAEAPYSTFRYPSCPTCLTDPPRLGDGTRAHVEVESDGAWLPTSNAGILKPAVTMFGENIDPAVKTAAEEAIDDAGRLLVVGSSLATYSAWRLVERARARGMPISIINIGGVRNEAVLFAPEDHTNVRCSQPSQRVLPHVVDRLVKFT from the coding sequence ATGACGACGCCCGCCATCCGCATCCCCTTCACCGGCCCGCTGCCgcccgccatcatcgtcccTCCGTCCGCGAGCACGCTTGCCGGAGCCATCGATGCCATCTCTGCCTTCCTGACGgcctccccctccccccatCTCCGGGGTGTCGATGTGGGCCGGTATTCGCAGACCGTGCTGCTGACTGGCGCCGGCATCTCCGTCGCCTCCGGCCTATCAGACTATCGAGGCGAGAACGGCACCTACCGCAGGAACCAGTCCTACCGACCGATCTATTATCATGAATTTCTCTCCCGCCATGAGTCGCGCAAACGCTACTGGGCGCGCAGCTTCGTCGGCTGGCCGGGACTCGTAAAAGCGCGCCCGAATTCGACGCACTGGGCCATCCGCGACCTCGGGGCCAAGGGATATCTCAGCTCGGTCGTGACGCAGAACGTCGACTCATTCCACTCTCTCGCGCACCCGGAGCTGTCGACTATTGAGCTACATGGATACCTCCGGTCGGTCGTTTGTACGAGTTGCCGTAATCAATTCCCGCGTGCCGACTTCCAGGCCTCTCTGGAGAAGCTCAACCCGGCATGGGCAGAATTTCTCGCGCGCATGGTTGCATCGGGTGCGCTGGACACAGAAAACccggaggagcagcagcggaagGGCCTGAAGCTCAATCCCGATGGCGATGTCGATCTCGCCGAAGCACCGTATTCGACCTTCCGCTATCCTTCCTGCCCGACCTGCTTGACAGACCCTCCTAGACTGGGAGATGGGACTCGAGCTCACGTCGAGGTGGAAAGCGATGGGGCCTGGCTGCCGACGTCCAACGCCGGGATCCTAAAACCCGCGGTGACCATGTTTGGCGAGAACATCGACCCGGCGGTTAAAACAGCGGCCGAGGAGGCGATCGACGATGCCGGGCGCCTACTGGTGGTAGGGAGCAGTCTGGCCACCTACTCGGCGTGGCGCCTGGTGGAGCGAGCTCGAGCTCGGGGCATGCCCATTTCCATCATCAATATCGGGGGCGTCAGGAATGAAGCGGTGCTCTTTGCGCCAGAGGACCATACCAATGTGCGGTGCAGCCAACCATCGCAGAGGGTCTTGCCCCATGTAGTCGATCGACTCGTGAAATTCACATAG
- a CDS encoding uncharacterized protein (ID:PFLUO_006496-T1.cds;~source:funannotate) has translation MDNKSQQPSSFQQLEKLGEGTYATVFKGRNRQTGEMVALKEIHLDSEEGTPSTAIREISLMKELKHESIVSLYDVIHTENKLMLVFEFMDKDLKRYMDTRGDRGQLDPATIKSFMHQLLKGIAFCHENRVLHRDLKPQNLLINKKGQLKLGDFGLARAFGIPVNTFSNEVVTLWYRAPDVLLGSRTYNTSIDIWSAGCIMAEMYTGRPLFPGTTNEDQLLKIFRLMGTPSERSWPGISQLPEYKPTFHVYATHDLGLILPQIDPLGLDLLNRMLQLRPEMRISASDALQHPWFHDLPQVQAQLQQQQQQQQMAGQYGGMVPPQPAY, from the exons ATGGACAATAAGTCGCAGCAACCCAGCTCGTtccagcagctggagaag CTCGGTGAAGGCACCTATGCCACG GTCTTCAAAGGGCGCAACCGCCAGACGGGTGAAATGGTCGCCCTGAAGGAAATTCACCTCGACTCCGAAGAAGGCACCCCGTCGACCGCCATCCGCGAGATCTCCCTAATGAAGGAACTGAAACATGAGAGTATTGTGTCGCTCTACGATGTCATCCACACAGAGAACAAGCTCATGCTGGTCTTTGAATTTATGGACAAAGATCTGAAGCGATACATGGACACTCGCGGCGACCGCGGTCAGCTGGACCCGGCCACCATCAAGTCCTTCATGCACCAGCTGCTCAAGGGCATTGCCTTTTGTCATGAAAACCGAGTGCTGCACCGTGATCTCAAGCCCCAGAACCTGCTGATCAACAAGAAGGGCCAGTTGAAGCTGGGCGACTTTGGTCTGGCGCGCGCCTTCGGTATCCCCGTCAACACTTTCTCCAACGAGGTTGTCACCCTGTGGTATCGGGCACCGGATGTCCTGCTGGGCAGCCGCACTTATAACACCAGTATCGACATCTGGTCCGCTGGATGCATCATGGCGGAAATGTATACGGGCCGGCCGCTCTTCCCCGGCACGACCAACGAGGACCAGCTGCTGAAGATCTTCCGGCTGATGGGCACGCCGTCGGAGCGCTCGTGGCCCGGCATTTCCCAGCTGCCGGAATACAAGCCCACGTTCCACGTCTACGCAACGCACGACCTCGGCCTGATCCTGCCGCAGATCGACCCGTTGGGCCTGGATCTCTTGAATCGCatgctgcagctgcgccCGGAGATGCGTATCAGCGCCAGCGATGCCCTGCAGCACCCGTGGTTCCATGATCTGCCCCAAGTCCAAGCTCAAttgcagcaacagcagcaacagcagcagatggCCGGCCAGTATGGGGGCATGGTCCCGCCGCAACCGGCCTATTGA
- a CDS encoding uncharacterized protein (ID:PFLUO_006497-T1.cds;~source:funannotate) yields MSSATQRQLDAISGTERVCSAISLIGTFVIFTTFIGSRGFRKPINRLVFYACWGNIMTNIATLISQDGIHAGVGSPLCQLQAFLIQWFMPADALWTFAMACNVYLTFFHKYNSEQLRRLEWKYAVCCYGLPFIPAFVYFFIKSQARGRVYGSAILWCWISIQWDFLRIAVFYGPVWFAISLTFAIYLRAGTVIFQKRSQLRNLGAMDSLDTDVQPEAPFNKLAGIHVTSEIACSFPERRSMTASRAVPCRSFTSSNFSPYSVIIEGGSSGNVGGDYIVPPLRTDISTPTPVRSETTDSYSQRRAVAMAAADTATCAYFKYAILYFIALLVTWVPSTINRVYALAYPDAFVFGLNYASSFVLPLQGFWNCLIYISISWPACKSLWADMRGRVPFLSKIAPISIGGPAQCSQREVRDFRVSHSRVGHHSDDSVQELAGAR; encoded by the exons ATGTCGTCGGCCACGCAAAGGCAGTTAGACGCCATCTCGGGCACAGAGCGTGTTTGCTCGGCCATCTCGCTGATCGGGACTTTTGTCATTTTCACCACGTTCATCGGTTCTAGGGGCTTTCGGAAGCCTATCAATCGTCTGGTCTTTTATGCTTGCTGGGGTAATATCATGACCAACATCGCGACTCTCATCTCGCAGGATGGCATTCATGCTGGGGTTGGGAGTCCGTTGTGCCAGTTGCAAGCATTTCTCATTCAATG GTTCATGCCTGCCGATGCCCTCTGGACCTTCGCCATGGCGTGCAATGTCTACCTGACCTTCTTCCACAAATATAACTCGGAGCAATTGCGTCGACTAGAGTGGAAATACGCTGTGTGCTGCTATGGCCTACCATTTATTCCCGCTTTTGTCTACTTTTTCATCAAATCCCAAGCTCGGGGGCGAGTCTATGGCTCCGCTATT CTATGGTGCTGGATCTCTATACAATGGGATTTCCTCCGTATAGCCGTCTTCTACGGCCCTGTTTGGTTtgccatctccttgacatTTGCCATCTACCTGCGTGCAGGGACAGTCATCTTTCAGAAGCGAAGCCAGCTGCGAAACCTCGGGGCCATGGACTCCCTCGACACGGATGTCCAACCTGAAGCCCCCTTCAACAAGCTGGCAGGCATTCACGTCACCAGCGAGATCGCCTGTTCGTTCCCGGAGCGCCGCTCTATGACTGCCAGCAGAGCTGTGCCTTGCCGCAGCTTTACCTCGTCAAACTTCAGCCCATACTCCGTTATCATCGAGGGAGGTAGTAGTGGCAACGTCGGTGGTGACTATATTGTACC TCCTCTCCGGACCGATATctccacccccacccccGTGCGCTCTGAAACAACAGACTCGTACTCGCAGCGCCGTGCAGTGGCAATGGCCGCGGCCGACACAGCGACCTGCGCGTATTTCAAGTACGCAATTCTGTATTTCATCGCATTGCTCGTGACATGG GTCCCCTCAACCATCAATCGGGTATACGCCCTCGCCTACCCTGATGCCTTTGTGTTTGGTCTCAATTACGCCTCCAGCTTCGTACTTCCGCTCCAGGGATTCTGGAACTGTCTTATCTATATCTCTATCTCGTGGCCAGCCTGCAAATCTCTCTGGGCCGATATGCGGGGTCGTGTACCGTTCTTGTCGAAGATTGCACCCATCAGTATAGGTGGACCGGCGCAGTGCTCGCAGAGAGAGGTGCGGGATTTCCGAGTTTCGCATAGTAGGGTTGGGCATCATTCGGATGATAGTGTGCAGGAGTTAGCCGGAGCTAGGTAA
- a CDS encoding uncharacterized protein (ID:PFLUO_006498-T1.cds;~source:funannotate), translating to MTSIKTVAFFGGSGGVGLAALKETLAAGHQCIALCRYPSKLTAIFTPETTPNLKVVEGNAHDLTAVSKCLLSEDGKLVDLIVSTIGGKPIISKMTIDDPHVCEKGATVLLEALAQLRRDGATGRPQIIACSSRGISNFGRDIPRILDPLYHCLLKVPHVDKKAMEVVFMGSGENCTMIRPALLVQGETKKKIHVGVEDFKTGRESTSIGYTISREDTGKWTADNIILCEGSRYLNKSVSLNY from the coding sequence ATGACCTCCATCAAAACCGTTGctttcttcggcggcagtggcggcgTGGGCCTGGCAGCCCTCAAGGAGACCCTCGCGGCAGGCCATCAGTGCATCGCGCTATGCCGCTATCCCTCCAAGCTCACAGCCATCTTCACGCCAGAGACAACACCCAATCTCAAAGTTGTTGAGGGCAACGCCCATGATCTCACGGCCGTGTCTAAGTGTCTGCTTTCGGAAGACGGCAAGCTGGTCGACCTGATCGTGAGCACCATCGGAGGCAAACCCATTATCTCCAAAATGACCATCGACGACCCACACGTCTGTGAAAAGGGTGCGACGGTTCTTCTCGAAGCActcgcccagctccgccgcGACGGCGCCACGGGTCGCCCGCAGATTATTGCCTGTAGCTCCAGGGGCATATCAAACTTTGGCCGCGACATCCCGAGGATTCTGGATCCACTTTATCATTGCCTTCTCAAGGTGCCGCATGTTGATAAAAAGGCCATGGAAGTTGTCTTCATGGGAAGTGGCGAGAATTGCACCATGATTCGTCCCGCCCTTTTGGTGCAAGgcgagacgaagaagaagatccacgTGGGTGTGGAGGATTTCAAGACCGGAAGGGAGTCTACGAGCATTGGATATACAATTTCCAGAGAGGATACGGGGAAATGGACCGCGGACAACATCATCTTGTGCGAGGGCTCGCGGTACTTGAACAAGTCCGTGTCGTTGAATTACTGA
- a CDS encoding uncharacterized protein (ID:PFLUO_006499-T1.cds;~source:funannotate), with translation MSAVASVSGAEKRASPPPKATPKLRSCVAAQDAPVADHIMERIHSLETLVKELRGQLEQANLTGGPSGVNSPGSSSQGPDPGHQENASSTHEGNVQKQFGRLVLQDASQSRYLSSGFWSQVTDELDGLKMDTHGLLLGDSDSSDDETSTRKTQSTRELDRTPSERHAFLFHDNFNPFIPNLREFHPLPSQIPFLLDVFCENVNVFAHIVHRPSVEKMVRELRGSDLTSLNPGNEALIFSIYYAAITSMEDDDVIINFGSTKAELNLKFRHGLEHALARADFLNVPDLVLVQAFAIFLVLVRRHDSPRFVWMMTGMAIRLGQALGLHRDGTNFKHLTPFEIEMRRRLWWVLIFLDVRASEDQGMDLTIAAGTFDTKRPLNINDEDLHPDTKEMPQDQEGLTDASIMRISISMCEITRQMMAPSFKSQAPSMEEQSRLLNEYYQILEREFLQYSTKSGNISYWVQVTVAQLWMAKMTLLTYLPVLFSSPSEHFSDEHRGKLLVTAIEVAEYNHALNAEQACRHWRWLYQTYTHWHAVVYLLIEITRRPWSPLVERAWVALHSAWLIPTQSHMDKTQRIWFPLRKLMGQARQHREKELERLRGDAPAAERLEREDRKMPVPSSNPGLSPAEETNVAEFFIKRWHQLLVPVPAKAGYTVSATTCAPGDNVTRAASLSDPFFATIFDTQSDMERHSQSAVEPTYHGGSHSGQNLSSAPSNDLGPALSTTNSVDPFGMNNLTPAHQAVVVPWLWADNSTPAESSSLDITMDLDGEVDWYNWVESAKEVEWDTGRA, from the exons ATGAGCGCGGTCGCCTCGGTCTCGGGTGCCGAGAAACGCGCGAGCCCCCCGCCCAAGGCGACCCCCAAGCTGCGCAGCTGTGTC GCAGCACAGGATGCCCCCGTGGCAGACCATATCATGGAGAGAATTCACAGTCTCGAGACCCTCGTGAAAGAGCTGCGCGGCCAGCTCGAACAGGCTAATTTGACTGGGGGCCCTTCAGGGGTCAACTCGCCCGGCAGCTCCTCGCAGGGTCCAGATCCAGGCCATCAGGAGAATGCTTCGTCGACGCATGAAGGCAATGTTCAGAAGCAGTTTGGGAGATTGGTTCTCCAGGATGCCAGCCAAAGTCGCTATCTCAGTAGTGGTTTCTGGTCCCAGGTCACCGATGAG CTCGATGGGCTGAAGATGGACACCCACGGTCTTCTACTAGGCGATTCTGACAGCTCGGACGATGAGACCTCAACGAGGAAGACCCAGTCTACTCGGGAACTCGATCGCACGCCTTCCGAGCGCCATGCATTCTTATTTCACGACAACTTTAACCCTTTTATCCCCAATTTACGCGAGTTCCATCCATTACCATCTCAGATACCTTTTCTCTTGGATGTCTTCTGTGAGAACGTCAATGTGTTTGCACATATCGTCCATCGCCCTTCCGTTGAGAAAATGGTCCGGGAGCTTCGCGGGAGTGACTTGACGAGTCTCAACCCAGGCAATGaggccttgatcttctcgatctaCTACGCGGCCATCACTTCCAtggaggacgatgat gtcatcatcaattTTGGATCTACCAAAGCCGAGCTTAATCTCAAATTCCGTCATGGCCTGGAACATGCGCTTGCCAGGGCTGATTTCCTCAATGTGCCTGATTTGGTTCTGGTGCAGGCATTCGCTATctttctggttctggtcCGCCGGCATGACAGCCCACGGTTTGTATGGATGATGACCGGGATGGCTATCAGATTGGGCCAGGCTCTCGGGTTACATCGCGATGGCACCAATTTCAAGCACCTCACTCCATTTGAGATTGAGATGCGACGAAGGCTCTGGTGGGTATTGATCTTCCTGGATGTGCGAGCATCGGAAGACCAAGGCATGGACTTGACCATTGCGGCCGGCACCTTCGACACCAAGCGGCCTCTGAATATCAACGACGAAGATCTCCATCCTGATACGAAAGAAATGCCTCAAGATCAGGAGGGTCTGACTGACGCGTCCATTATGCGCATTTCGATTAGCATGTGCGAGATCACCAGACAGATGATGGCGCCCAGTTTCAAAAGCCAGGCCCCAAGCATGGAAGAACAGAGCCGCCTGCTGAACGAGTATTACCAGATCCTCGAACGGGAATTTCTTCAATATTCGACCAAATCCGGGAACATTTCGTATTGGGTTCAAGTTACAGTCGCACAACTGTGGATGGCCAAGATGACACTTCTGACCTACTTGCCGGTGCTCTTCTCTTCGCCCAGTGAGCACTTCTCTGACGAACATCGAGGCAAGCTATTGGTGACGGCCATCGAGGTCGCCGAGTATAATCATGCCCTGAATGCCGAGCAAGCCTGCCGCCACTGGCGCTGGCTTTACCAAACCTACACCCATTGGCACGCGGTGGTGTATCTTTTGATTGAAATTACACGGCGTCCGTGGTCGCCCCTTGTTGAGAGGGCCTGGGTGGCCCTCCACAGTGCGTGGCTCATTCCCACCCAATCGCACATGGACAAAACCCAGCGAATCTGGTTTCCGTTGCGTAAGCTGATGGGCCAGGCCCGTCAGCACcgcgagaaggagctcgAAAGGTTGCGGGGGGATGCCCCGGCTGCTGAACGCCTGGAAAGGGAGGATCGGAAGATGCCGGTGCCCTCTTCGAATCCGGGGCTCTCTCCAGCCGAAGAAACCAATGTTGCGGAGTTCTTTATTAAGCGGTGGCACCAGTTACTAGTCCCAGTGCCGGCTAAAGCAGGATATACAGTCAGTGCCACGACCTGTGCGCCTGGGGATAACGTCACGAGGGCTGCTAGTCTCTCGGATCCCTTTTTTGCGACTATTTTCGATACCCAGAGCGACATGGAAAGACACTCTCAGTCGGCCGTTGAACCAACATATCATGGTGGATCGCACTCGGGTCAGAACTTGTCAAGCGCTCCTTCCAACGACCTCGGACCGGCTCTGTCGACCACTAATTCTGTGGATCCATTCGGTATGAATAACCTAACCCCGGCCCATCAGGCGGTCGTGGTCCCCTGGCTGTGGGCGGATAATAGCACACCCGCCGAATCTTCCAGTCTAGATATCACAATGGATCTGGACGGCGAGGTCGACTGGTACAATTGGGTCGAATCAGCTAAAGAAGTGGAATGGGATACAGGGCGTGCATAG